The following coding sequences lie in one Onychomys torridus chromosome X, mOncTor1.1, whole genome shotgun sequence genomic window:
- the LOC118573738 gene encoding olfactory receptor 1468-like, producing MLPFTSEGKFSLFRHSRTMHQGNRTTISGFFLLGLTVGAEQQLLIFTLFLCLYVVTMVGNSLIVLAIIGDTHLHSPMYFFLANLSFTDICFTTTTVPKLLADIQSQNPTISFGGCLTQMYFFMLLVDLDNFLLAAMAYDRYIAICHPLHYVALLSPKRCALLVVIPWVISNLVSVLHLSLLSRLPFCDERVVPHFFCDLEPILRLACADTQINNLLILFVGGAVIFIPFSFILVSYILIGAAVLTVPSVKGKWKTFSTCGSHLSAVSLFYGSIVGVYFLPASSYSAERDKVAAIMYTVVTPMMNPFIYSLRNKDMKRALRRLLSKKHPFLSW from the coding sequence ATGTTGCCATTTACTAGTGAAggtaaattttctctttttagacaCAGCAGAACCATGCACCAAGGAAACCGAACTACTATCTCTGGATTCTTCCTCCTGGGACTCACAGTGGGGGCTGAGCAGCAGCTGCTCATCTTCACACTGTTTCTATGCTTGTATGTGGTCACTATGGTGGGAAACTCACTTATCGTTCTGGCCATTATTGGTGATACTCATCTCCACagccccatgtacttcttccttgccAATCTATCCTTCACTGACATCTGTTTCACAACCACTACAGTTCCTAAATTGCTGGCAGACATTCAAAGCCAGAATCCAACCATCTCTTTTGGAGGATGTCTtacacaaatgtatttttttatgcTCCTGGTTGACCTGGACAATTTCCTTTTGGCAGCCATGGCATATGACCGATACATTGCCATCTGTCACCCATTACACTATGTTGCACTGTTGAGTCCCAAGCGCTGTGCCCTGCTGGTCGTGATTCCATGGGTTATTTCTAATCTTGTCTCTGTGCTGCATCTCAGTCTGCTGAGCCGCTTGCCTTTCTGTGATGAGAGAGTAGTCCCACACTTCTTCTGTGATCTGGAACCCATCTTAAGGCTTGCTTGTGCAGATACTCAAATCAACAACTTGCTCATCCTTTTTGTTGGGGGAGCAGTTATCTTCATCCCCTTCAGTTTCATTCTTGTCTCCTATATCCTTATTGGTGCTGCTGTGCTTACCGTTCCATCAGTGAAAGGCAAGTGGAAGACATTTTCTACATGTGGCTCCCACCTCTCAGCAGTGTCCCTCTTCTATGGGTCTATTGTTGGTGTCTactttcttcctgcttccagctATTCAGCAGAAAGGGATAAGGTGGCTGCCATCATGTATACAGTTGTAACACCAATGATGAATCCCTTCATCTACAGTCTAAGGAACAAAGACATGAAAAGGGCACTGAGGAGGCTACTCAGCAAAAAACATCCTTTTTTGAGTTGGTGA